Proteins found in one Thermaerobacter subterraneus DSM 13965 genomic segment:
- a CDS encoding ABC transporter ATP-binding protein, which produces MSERWKIRIRGLRKEFVARRRVVTALDGVDLEVQEGEFVCLVGPSGCGKTTLLRILAGLERPTAGEIQVARSDPSRPLQAMVFQEQSVFPWMTVRRNIGYGLALRRVPRAERERIVDHYLKLVGLEAFADAYPHQLSGGMKQRVSVARAFAVDPEILLMDEPFAALDEQNKLLLAQELLRLWEANRKTVLYVTHSIDEAIHLADRIVVFTASPGRIKAQVPVAIPRQRDLDTLRSHPAYAATYQRVWEALRDEVLAARERDERRLVAGRR; this is translated from the coding sequence ATGTCCGAGCGGTGGAAGATCCGGATCCGCGGCCTGCGCAAGGAGTTCGTCGCCCGCCGCCGGGTGGTGACCGCGCTGGACGGGGTCGACCTGGAGGTGCAGGAGGGCGAGTTCGTCTGCCTGGTGGGGCCGTCGGGCTGCGGCAAGACCACGCTGCTGCGGATCCTGGCCGGCCTGGAGAGGCCCACGGCGGGCGAGATCCAGGTGGCGCGCAGCGATCCCTCCCGGCCTCTGCAGGCCATGGTGTTCCAGGAGCAGTCGGTGTTCCCCTGGATGACCGTCCGGCGCAACATCGGCTACGGCCTGGCCCTGCGGCGGGTGCCCCGGGCCGAGCGGGAACGCATCGTCGACCACTACCTCAAGCTGGTGGGCCTCGAAGCCTTCGCCGACGCCTATCCCCACCAGCTCTCCGGCGGCATGAAGCAGCGGGTCAGCGTGGCCCGGGCCTTTGCGGTCGACCCGGAGATCCTGTTGATGGATGAACCCTTCGCCGCCCTGGACGAGCAGAACAAGCTGCTGCTGGCCCAAGAGCTGCTCCGCCTCTGGGAGGCGAACCGCAAGACGGTGCTCTACGTCACCCACTCCATCGACGAGGCGATCCACCTGGCCGACCGCATCGTGGTCTTCACCGCCTCGCCGGGGCGGATCAAGGCCCAGGTGCCGGTGGCCATCCCGCGCCAGCGGGACCTGGACACCTTGCGCAGCCACCCGGCCTACGCGGCCACCTACCAGCGGGTGTGGGAGGCCCTGCGGGACGAGGTGCTGGCGGCGCGGGAGCGCGACGAGCGCCGGCTGGTGGCCGGGCGGCGCTAG
- a CDS encoding glycosyltransferase family 2 protein gives MTPGRRLVVVFLPAYNEAAAIGQVIRRIPRPAWPGWETLVLVLDDGSTDGTAQVARAAGADLVVRHPRNRGLGYTVRQALRLAYRLGAGAAVMIDADGEYPPEAIPDVLAPIMAGRADYVLGSRFRGRIRGMRWYRRLGNYAFTLLQALILRRWISDGQTGLRAFSRPALRRCRIVHDYNYAQVMNLNLLRQGFRLAEVPIHYQFRSTGQSFVRFRDYARRVLPAMVRELRLPVEPVPGRLPRLGPPVSRARGQGVAPGQGPAAPELVRPAGRTG, from the coding sequence ATGACCCCCGGGCGGCGGCTGGTGGTGGTGTTCCTCCCGGCCTACAACGAGGCGGCGGCCATCGGCCAGGTGATCCGACGGATCCCGCGGCCTGCCTGGCCGGGATGGGAGACCCTGGTCCTGGTGCTGGACGACGGCTCGACCGACGGCACGGCCCAGGTGGCCCGGGCCGCGGGGGCGGACCTGGTGGTGCGGCATCCCCGCAATCGCGGCCTGGGCTACACCGTGCGGCAGGCCCTGCGCCTGGCCTACCGCCTGGGTGCCGGGGCGGCAGTGATGATCGACGCCGACGGCGAGTACCCGCCCGAGGCCATTCCGGACGTGCTGGCGCCCATCATGGCAGGCCGGGCCGATTACGTGCTGGGTTCCCGCTTTCGCGGGCGCATCCGGGGCATGCGCTGGTACCGGCGGCTGGGCAACTACGCCTTCACCCTGCTGCAGGCCCTGATCCTGCGCCGCTGGATCAGCGACGGCCAGACGGGGCTGCGGGCCTTCAGCCGGCCCGCGCTCCGCCGCTGCCGGATCGTCCACGACTACAACTACGCCCAGGTGATGAATCTCAACCTTCTGCGCCAGGGCTTCCGCCTGGCCGAGGTGCCCATCCACTACCAGTTCCGATCCACGGGCCAGTCCTTCGTCCGCTTCCGCGACTACGCCCGCCGGGTGCTCCCCGCCATGGTGCGGGAGCTGCGCCTGCCGGTGGAGCCGGTGCCAGGGCGGCTGCCGAGGCTGGGCCCGCCCGTGTCACGGGCCCGGGGCCAGGGGGTGGCGCCGGGACAGGGGCCGGCGGCCCCGGAGCTGGTCCGGCCCGCGGGCCGCACGGGGTGA
- a CDS encoding YHS domain-containing protein, protein MAVDPVCGMTIDESTAEEMGIETVQYRGTTYYFCCPYCRKQFEQDPERYIKQAPGTHHDAIHGDGPA, encoded by the coding sequence GTGGCCGTCGATCCCGTATGCGGCATGACCATCGACGAGTCGACCGCCGAGGAGATGGGTATCGAGACGGTGCAGTACCGCGGCACCACCTATTATTTCTGCTGCCCCTACTGCCGCAAGCAGTTCGAGCAGGACCCGGAAAGGTACATCAAGCAGGCACCGGGAACCCACCACGACGCCATCCACGGCGACGGGCCGGCCTGA
- the rlmD gene encoding 23S rRNA (uracil(1939)-C(5))-methyltransferase RlmD has translation MPQDSHHRPRARSRRSGTRFPGQPADRHHAHRRPAPGGRPQGAEPQGHRAAAADPAGHGPPTVSPASPQAAPSPAPLQVGQVVELEPHALAAGGDAVARYGGMAVFVPWVAPGDRIRARVTEVKPRYARAAAEAVLAPGPDRVSPACPLFARCGGCRLQHLSYPAQLAWKRRLVVDALERVGRLEAPPVAETLGMDPPWFYRNKAALPVRRLPGGRVAMGFFAPGTHTVVDLEEHGCAIQHPVIDQVAAALRRWLEEDPDGRATSTYDEERHQGLLRHLVVRVGLRTGEVLAGLVINGDGLPGEERLARHLQEQVPALAGVVKNLNRRRGNAILGPETVPIAGRPWIVDRLGGLEFRISLESFYQVNPVQAERLYQVALDYALAGREAGSAATGSNPGAAVAERDTAAGRPARDAGATGARRDPGTGDGGTAAGDRPFWLIDAYAGIGTLALLAAARLAAGTAGRGAAGSGYRVTAIEVVSEATADARVNAERNGLQGVEFITGAVEDVLPRLAAESQGGAGGGDGAAARGGRPDGILLDPPRKGCEPAALAACLELAPPRIVYVSCNPVTLARDLAVLCDTGSPAAPAVHGSGRRRGRRARYRLEAVQPVDMFPHTAHVECAALLVLEDG, from the coding sequence ATGCCACAAGATTCGCACCACCGCCCACGAGCCCGCTCCCGGCGTTCCGGGACCCGGTTCCCCGGGCAGCCCGCGGACCGGCACCATGCTCACCGCCGGCCCGCTCCGGGGGGCCGGCCGCAGGGTGCCGAACCGCAGGGGCACCGGGCGGCGGCCGCTGATCCGGCAGGGCACGGGCCGCCCACCGTGTCCCCCGCGTCCCCCCAGGCCGCCCCATCCCCCGCCCCCCTTCAGGTGGGCCAGGTGGTCGAGCTGGAACCCCATGCCCTGGCGGCCGGCGGGGACGCGGTGGCCCGCTACGGCGGCATGGCCGTGTTCGTCCCCTGGGTCGCCCCGGGGGACCGGATCCGCGCCCGGGTGACCGAGGTGAAGCCCCGCTACGCCCGGGCGGCGGCGGAGGCCGTGCTGGCGCCGGGGCCGGACCGGGTAAGCCCCGCCTGTCCTCTCTTTGCCCGCTGCGGCGGTTGCCGGCTGCAGCACCTGTCGTACCCGGCCCAGCTGGCCTGGAAGCGCCGCCTGGTGGTCGACGCCCTGGAGCGGGTGGGGCGGCTGGAGGCGCCGCCGGTAGCCGAGACCCTGGGTATGGACCCGCCCTGGTTCTACCGCAACAAGGCCGCCCTGCCCGTCCGCCGGCTACCCGGCGGGCGGGTGGCCATGGGCTTCTTCGCTCCCGGCACCCACACCGTCGTCGACCTGGAAGAACACGGCTGCGCCATCCAGCACCCGGTGATCGACCAGGTGGCGGCCGCCCTGCGCCGCTGGCTGGAGGAAGACCCGGACGGCCGGGCGACGAGCACCTATGACGAGGAGCGGCACCAGGGACTGTTGCGGCATCTGGTGGTGCGGGTGGGGCTGCGGACGGGCGAGGTGCTGGCCGGGCTGGTGATCAACGGGGACGGCCTGCCGGGGGAAGAGCGGCTGGCCCGGCACCTGCAAGAACAGGTGCCGGCCCTGGCGGGTGTGGTGAAGAACCTGAACCGGCGCCGCGGCAATGCGATCCTCGGCCCGGAGACGGTGCCCATCGCCGGCCGGCCGTGGATCGTCGACCGCCTGGGCGGGCTGGAGTTCCGCATCTCCCTGGAGTCCTTCTACCAGGTCAACCCCGTCCAGGCCGAGCGGCTCTACCAGGTGGCCCTGGACTACGCCCTGGCGGGCCGGGAGGCCGGGTCCGCCGCCACGGGTTCGAACCCGGGGGCGGCGGTGGCCGAACGGGATACCGCGGCCGGCCGGCCGGCCCGGGACGCCGGGGCCACCGGGGCGAGGCGGGACCCCGGGACGGGGGACGGCGGGACTGCGGCGGGCGACCGTCCTTTCTGGCTGATCGATGCCTACGCCGGCATCGGCACCCTGGCGCTGCTGGCGGCGGCCCGGCTGGCTGCCGGCACCGCCGGCCGGGGGGCGGCCGGCTCCGGCTACCGGGTGACGGCCATCGAGGTGGTGTCCGAGGCCACGGCCGACGCCCGCGTCAACGCCGAGCGCAACGGCCTGCAGGGCGTGGAGTTCATCACCGGCGCCGTGGAGGACGTCCTGCCCCGCCTGGCCGCGGAGAGCCAGGGCGGCGCCGGAGGCGGGGACGGGGCCGCGGCCCGCGGCGGCCGGCCCGACGGGATCCTCCTCGATCCGCCACGCAAGGGCTGCGAGCCCGCGGCGCTTGCCGCGTGCCTCGAACTGGCGCCTCCCCGGATCGTCTACGTTTCCTGCAATCCCGTCACCCTGGCCCGGGACCTGGCCGTGCTCTGCGACACGGGCTCGCCGGCGGCGCCCGCCGTCCACGGCAGCGGCCGGCGGCGGGGGCGGAGGGCCCGCTACCGCCTCGAGGCCGTCCAGCCGGTGGACATGTTCCCCCACACCGCCCACGTGGAGTGTGCCGCCCTGCTGGTCCTGGAGGACGGGTGA
- a CDS encoding amidase — MEELVRSMAEELLGRGAVEDEVIRETAARLEGLVARLRAFGEEVLGETLPAIAFDPGHPAYHAAPGLPVETLERLGTAGGTGYGAARPVASPSGPEGAGTGSGRAAAGGDRERSTRATGSWAAPGRRVMAGGPLAGVSAGELVEAFRRGRMGVEEVTRAVLEQVETLDRDLRAFVTVTAEQALATARRRDEELARWRRGGGGAGDGAGGGPGPLFGVPVALKDLIDLAGVPTTAGSRVRAGHVARESATVVRRLEAAGAVIVGKTATHEFAFGATTDTPFHGPVHNPWNLEHSAGGSSGGSGAVVGAGLLPVALGTDTGGSIRIPAAACGTVGLKPTYGRVSRHGTVPLSWSLDHTGPLAGTVADAARVLEVLAGPDPLDPATVPATAQGLVEAAAAGAAGDLGGVRVGVLAAWARDRIHPEVEQAFAAALRHLQAMGAELVEIGGTGPGEGDFPAAGVLTLVNRLLALAEGGAYHAATLARQGGDYSREVRVRFELGQFLLARDYLLAQRLRTELARRAAAVMARCHVLVAPTLPIPAPRLGQATWQPEGAGAEPVPEALIRLTAPFNVTGQPVLSVPVAIGPSGLPLAIQIAGRAFDEATVLRVGAALERARGPLRG; from the coding sequence TTGGAAGAGCTGGTCCGTTCCATGGCTGAAGAGCTCCTGGGCCGCGGCGCGGTGGAGGACGAGGTGATCCGGGAGACGGCCGCCCGCCTGGAGGGGCTCGTCGCCCGCCTGCGGGCCTTCGGCGAGGAGGTGCTGGGCGAGACGCTGCCCGCCATCGCCTTCGACCCCGGCCATCCCGCGTACCATGCCGCCCCCGGCCTGCCGGTCGAAACCCTCGAACGCCTGGGCACGGCGGGCGGGACGGGCTACGGGGCGGCCCGCCCGGTGGCTTCGCCTTCCGGGCCGGAAGGCGCCGGGACCGGGTCCGGGCGCGCGGCAGCAGGCGGGGACCGGGAACGTTCCACCCGGGCCACCGGGTCCTGGGCGGCCCCCGGCCGGCGGGTCATGGCCGGCGGGCCGTTGGCCGGGGTGAGCGCGGGGGAACTGGTCGAAGCCTTCCGCCGCGGCCGGATGGGGGTCGAGGAGGTCACCCGGGCCGTTCTCGAGCAGGTGGAAACCCTGGACCGGGACCTTCGCGCTTTCGTCACCGTAACGGCCGAACAGGCCCTGGCCACGGCCCGCCGCCGGGATGAGGAGCTGGCCCGCTGGCGGCGCGGCGGGGGTGGGGCAGGGGATGGGGCCGGCGGCGGTCCGGGTCCCCTCTTCGGGGTGCCCGTGGCCCTGAAGGACCTGATCGACCTGGCCGGGGTGCCCACCACGGCCGGCTCCCGGGTCCGGGCCGGCCACGTGGCCCGGGAGAGCGCCACGGTGGTCCGGCGGCTGGAGGCGGCGGGGGCCGTGATCGTCGGCAAGACGGCCACCCACGAGTTCGCCTTCGGCGCCACCACCGACACGCCCTTCCACGGCCCGGTGCACAACCCGTGGAACCTGGAGCACTCGGCGGGGGGGTCCAGCGGCGGCTCCGGTGCGGTGGTGGGGGCGGGCCTGTTGCCCGTGGCCCTGGGCACCGACACCGGCGGCTCCATCCGGATTCCCGCCGCCGCCTGCGGCACCGTGGGACTCAAGCCCACCTACGGCCGGGTGAGCCGGCACGGCACCGTGCCCCTCAGCTGGTCCCTGGACCATACCGGGCCCCTGGCGGGCACCGTGGCCGACGCCGCCCGGGTGCTGGAGGTCCTGGCCGGACCCGATCCCCTGGATCCGGCCACCGTGCCCGCCACCGCCCAGGGCCTGGTCGAGGCCGCGGCAGCGGGGGCCGCCGGGGACCTGGGGGGCGTGCGGGTGGGGGTGCTGGCCGCCTGGGCCCGCGACCGGATCCACCCGGAGGTCGAGCAGGCCTTCGCCGCCGCCCTCCGGCACCTGCAGGCCATGGGGGCCGAGCTGGTGGAGATCGGAGGAACGGGTCCCGGCGAAGGGGACTTTCCCGCCGCCGGGGTGCTGACCCTGGTGAACCGCCTGCTGGCCCTGGCCGAGGGGGGCGCCTACCATGCGGCCACCCTGGCACGGCAGGGCGGGGACTACAGCCGGGAGGTGCGGGTCCGGTTCGAGCTGGGCCAGTTCCTCCTGGCCCGGGACTACCTGCTGGCCCAGCGGCTGCGGACCGAGCTGGCCCGCCGGGCGGCGGCGGTGATGGCGCGCTGCCATGTGCTGGTGGCGCCCACCCTGCCCATCCCGGCGCCGCGGCTGGGGCAGGCCACGTGGCAGCCCGAGGGTGCCGGCGCCGAGCCGGTGCCCGAGGCGCTGATCCGGCTGACGGCGCCCTTCAACGTCACGGGCCAGCCGGTGCTGTCGGTGCCGGTGGCCATCGGCCCCAGCGGGCTGCCCCTGGCCATCCAGATCGCGGGCCGGGCCTTCGACGAGGCCACGGTCCTGCGGGTCGGCGCGGCCCTGGAACGGGCCCGGGGCCCCCTGCGGGGGTGA
- the hemQ gene encoding hydrogen peroxide-dependent heme synthase codes for MHPGGTETSHHSANPQSTQNAPPFTLEGWFILHDFRRLDWRRWKALDPARRAQIAREAAAFLRHVEAAGDTGEGASALYRVVGHKADLLWLHFRPALADLGELEAALARTALGDYLEPAYSYVSVTELSFYRSGPGGPERDVRQEPFVRARLYPAIPPARHACFYPMNKKRDGADNWYTLPFEERGRLMHSHGLIGRKYAGRVTQIISGSVGLDDWEWGVTLFADDPVDFKRVVYEMRFDEASARYGEFGPFYVGVRLAPGELVRFLSPETAAGAAGAREGAQAAGG; via the coding sequence ATGCACCCCGGTGGAACCGAAACCAGCCATCACTCCGCCAACCCCCAGTCGACCCAGAATGCACCGCCCTTCACCCTGGAGGGCTGGTTCATCCTGCACGATTTCCGGCGGCTGGACTGGCGCCGCTGGAAAGCCCTGGATCCCGCCCGGCGGGCCCAGATTGCCCGCGAGGCGGCCGCGTTCCTCCGGCACGTGGAGGCCGCAGGGGACACGGGCGAGGGGGCCAGCGCCCTCTATCGCGTGGTGGGCCACAAGGCGGACCTGCTGTGGCTCCACTTCCGCCCGGCCCTGGCCGACCTGGGCGAGCTGGAGGCGGCCTTGGCCCGGACGGCCCTGGGCGACTATCTGGAGCCGGCGTACTCCTACGTCTCGGTGACGGAGCTCAGCTTTTACCGCTCCGGACCCGGCGGTCCCGAGCGGGACGTGCGCCAGGAGCCCTTCGTCCGCGCCCGCCTGTACCCCGCCATCCCCCCGGCCCGGCACGCCTGCTTCTACCCGATGAACAAGAAGCGGGACGGCGCCGACAACTGGTACACCCTGCCCTTTGAAGAACGCGGCCGCCTGATGCACAGCCACGGGCTCATCGGGCGCAAGTATGCGGGCCGGGTCACCCAGATCATCAGCGGGTCCGTGGGGCTGGACGACTGGGAGTGGGGCGTCACCCTCTTCGCCGACGACCCCGTGGACTTCAAGCGCGTGGTCTACGAGATGCGCTTCGACGAGGCCAGCGCCCGCTACGGCGAGTTCGGCCCCTTCTACGTGGGCGTGCGCCTTGCGCCCGGCGAGCTGGTGCGCTTCCTCAGCCCCGAGACGGCGGCCGGGGCGGCGGGGGCCCGGGAGGGGGCCCAGGCGGCCGGCGGCTGA
- a CDS encoding cation diffusion facilitator family transporter, whose protein sequence is MTAQARAHRQGQDQAVRASLKGAWLSAASYVVLSAVKIGVGWRAGSRGMLADGLNNLTDVLASLAVLWGIRAAARPADAEHRYGHGRAETVAQLVVGTVMGMVGLNVGLSALQAALAPNLEPPEPYAAGVGLAAAAVMAAVYFYNRALARRTGSPALRAAARDHSSDALVSLGTVVGIWGAGRGWTWLDPVAGVVVGLLVVRTAWRLASEATHELLDGFEPERVQRLGRRVARVPGVETVRDVRGRRLGKATAIDVTITVDPGLTVEESHAVADRVEQVLRQDPDVTHVHVHVEPHRGKGPARRRATDPEAGARAGPAGSSPEAGRPGRPVTPVGPAGRRGEDPGDGRRG, encoded by the coding sequence GTGACGGCGCAGGCGCGGGCTCACCGCCAGGGGCAGGACCAGGCCGTCCGGGCCAGCTTGAAGGGGGCCTGGCTGAGCGCAGCCAGCTACGTCGTGTTGAGTGCGGTGAAGATCGGGGTCGGCTGGCGGGCCGGGTCGCGGGGCATGCTGGCCGACGGGCTCAACAACCTGACCGACGTGCTGGCATCGCTGGCCGTCCTGTGGGGCATCCGGGCCGCGGCGCGGCCGGCCGACGCCGAGCACCGCTACGGCCACGGCCGGGCGGAGACCGTCGCCCAGCTGGTGGTGGGCACGGTGATGGGCATGGTGGGGCTGAACGTGGGCCTGTCGGCCCTGCAGGCCGCCCTGGCGCCCAACCTGGAGCCGCCGGAGCCCTATGCGGCCGGGGTGGGCCTCGCTGCGGCAGCGGTGATGGCCGCGGTGTACTTCTACAACCGGGCCCTGGCCCGGCGCACCGGCAGCCCCGCCCTGCGCGCAGCCGCCCGCGACCACAGCTCCGATGCGCTGGTCAGCCTGGGCACGGTGGTGGGCATCTGGGGAGCCGGCCGGGGCTGGACCTGGCTCGATCCCGTGGCGGGCGTGGTGGTGGGGCTGCTGGTGGTGCGGACGGCCTGGCGGCTGGCCAGCGAGGCGACGCATGAGCTCCTGGACGGCTTCGAGCCGGAGCGCGTGCAGCGGCTAGGCCGGCGTGTGGCCCGCGTGCCCGGCGTGGAGACGGTCCGGGACGTCCGGGGGCGCCGCCTGGGCAAGGCCACGGCCATCGACGTGACCATTACCGTCGACCCCGGCTTGACGGTGGAGGAATCCCACGCCGTGGCCGACCGGGTCGAACAGGTCCTGCGCCAGGATCCCGACGTGACGCACGTCCACGTGCACGTAGAGCCCCACCGGGGAAAGGGTCCGGCCCGCCGCCGGGCGACGGACCCGGAGGCCGGCGCGAGGGCCGGGCCGGCCGGTTCGTCCCCGGAAGCCGGGAGGCCGGGCCGCCCGGTGACGCCGGTGGGACCTGCCGGCCGCAGGGGAGAAGACCCGGGGGACGGCCGGAGGGGCTGA
- a CDS encoding iron ABC transporter substrate-binding protein, translating into MVEPAPAASRRPAPAGNGWSPTAAPGGGPDGDPVASPRARRARGTAGHRGPGASGWRRYLAAGRRLLGSVLLLALAGFVLAGCGPLGGGNQQLVIYSSRTQSLVHPLLEQFAKETGIDIRVRYGSTAELVNTLLEEGDRTEADVLYLSDAGGWGPLREAGLLAQLPQDVLEKVDPRFRSPDGQWVGVSGRSKVIVYNKDRIDPARDLPDSVMALTDPKWKGRVGWAPTHGEWQILVTAIRLTRGEEAARQWLEGMKANEPKEYPNLISIVRAVADGEIDIGVANHYYVPRLMEELGTGFAARNHFLKNGDPGAVIDVTGAAILRSTDQKEAAERFVRFLLSEEAQRYFTQETKEFPMIAGIPLPEGVPPMEELDPPAIDQSDLAQIRETVNLLRDTGVLP; encoded by the coding sequence GTGGTCGAACCGGCGCCGGCCGCCTCCCGGCGGCCGGCGCCAGCGGGCAACGGCTGGAGTCCCACCGCCGCACCCGGGGGCGGCCCGGACGGCGATCCCGTCGCTTCACCGCGGGCCCGGCGGGCCCGGGGAACCGCCGGTCACCGGGGTCCCGGGGCCTCGGGCTGGCGCCGCTACCTGGCGGCCGGGCGCCGGCTCCTGGGGTCGGTGCTCCTCCTGGCGCTGGCCGGGTTCGTCCTGGCGGGGTGCGGCCCGCTGGGCGGCGGCAACCAGCAGCTGGTGATCTACTCCAGCCGGACCCAGAGCCTGGTCCACCCGCTGCTGGAGCAGTTCGCGAAGGAAACGGGCATCGACATCCGGGTGCGTTACGGCAGCACGGCCGAGCTAGTCAACACCCTGCTGGAAGAGGGGGACCGCACCGAGGCCGATGTCCTGTACCTGTCCGACGCCGGCGGCTGGGGCCCCCTGCGGGAAGCCGGCCTGCTGGCCCAGCTGCCCCAGGACGTGCTGGAGAAGGTCGACCCGCGGTTCCGCTCGCCCGACGGGCAGTGGGTGGGGGTGTCGGGCCGGTCCAAGGTCATCGTCTACAACAAGGACCGCATCGATCCCGCCCGCGACCTGCCCGATTCGGTCATGGCCCTGACCGACCCCAAGTGGAAGGGCCGCGTCGGCTGGGCACCGACCCATGGTGAATGGCAGATCCTGGTCACCGCCATCCGGCTGACCCGGGGGGAAGAGGCGGCCCGGCAGTGGCTGGAGGGCATGAAGGCCAATGAGCCCAAGGAGTACCCCAACCTGATCAGCATCGTCCGGGCGGTGGCCGACGGCGAGATCGACATCGGCGTGGCCAACCACTACTACGTGCCGCGCCTCATGGAGGAGCTGGGCACCGGCTTCGCCGCCCGCAACCACTTCCTCAAGAACGGCGATCCCGGCGCGGTGATCGACGTGACGGGGGCGGCCATCCTGCGCTCGACGGACCAGAAGGAGGCGGCGGAGCGGTTCGTCCGGTTCCTGCTGAGCGAGGAGGCCCAGCGCTATTTCACCCAAGAGACCAAGGAGTTCCCGATGATCGCCGGCATCCCGCTTCCCGAGGGCGTGCCGCCCATGGAGGAGCTGGACCCGCCGGCCATCGACCAGAGCGACCTGGCCCAGATCCGGGAGACGGTCAACCTGCTGCGGGATACGGGCGTGCTGCCCTGA
- a CDS encoding alkaline phosphatase family protein, translated as MKAASAFEVIAARGWNLLNEGKSFYPIFNLGLLAVLVAADPAWRRGALAGGGTGLALALLASLPLVLAYIRWDFPLHLRWFLWPPLLAFGLFFGWPPAAAVVLSAGLYFFFTVIVWGTIYYHLRTGTTLWNFLRFWKLVLKNADSTSGNAQEQLPKSFLTLAVWHHLLARPGTASAAAAGRMEDLLPVFLFALAVAAYGAVVHRLGFNWRPAEYPDYAPVPPPLPQPSQRVVVIVIDGCRKDKLERAETPFLDWLAARGTRFDRMETVYPARTVVCFSSMFTGTYPREHGITSNLVLRLGVRVESAFDVLARHGRKGVLLGIAHLIDAFGDHVRAITSVQNGDEVDGNIMAAAREILQRDDPDLLVVQLIATDQTGHARGVHYPEYLQRIREADAHIEAFFAWMHRHGYTRDATFLICADHGQGDGIGGHGHLGEGERWVPFFLVGRNVARDRRSERHHSIVSVAATLTHLLGLPLPARARGPVLEEALDPSAPDLAADLDRYFAAEGRAAL; from the coding sequence GTGAAAGCGGCATCGGCCTTTGAGGTCATCGCAGCCCGCGGCTGGAACCTGCTCAACGAGGGCAAGAGCTTCTACCCGATCTTCAACCTGGGCCTGCTGGCGGTTCTGGTGGCGGCCGACCCGGCCTGGCGCCGGGGCGCCCTGGCGGGGGGCGGGACGGGTCTGGCTTTGGCCCTGCTGGCCAGCCTGCCCCTGGTGCTGGCCTACATCCGCTGGGACTTCCCCCTGCACCTGCGCTGGTTCCTCTGGCCGCCGCTGCTGGCTTTCGGCCTGTTCTTCGGCTGGCCGCCGGCCGCCGCGGTGGTCCTGTCGGCCGGGCTGTACTTCTTCTTCACCGTCATCGTCTGGGGAACGATCTACTACCACCTGCGCACCGGCACGACCCTTTGGAACTTCCTCCGCTTCTGGAAGCTCGTCCTCAAGAACGCCGATTCCACCAGCGGCAACGCCCAGGAACAGCTGCCCAAGTCCTTCCTCACCCTGGCGGTGTGGCACCACCTGCTGGCAAGACCGGGCACCGCCTCCGCCGCCGCGGCGGGGCGCATGGAGGACCTCCTGCCCGTGTTCCTCTTCGCCCTGGCGGTGGCGGCCTACGGGGCGGTGGTCCACCGGCTGGGGTTCAACTGGCGGCCGGCCGAGTACCCGGACTACGCCCCGGTGCCCCCGCCGCTGCCGCAGCCGTCGCAGCGGGTGGTGGTCATCGTCATCGACGGGTGCCGCAAGGACAAGCTGGAGCGGGCCGAGACCCCCTTCCTGGACTGGCTGGCGGCCCGGGGGACCCGGTTCGACCGGATGGAGACGGTCTATCCTGCTCGGACGGTGGTCTGCTTCAGCTCGATGTTCACGGGCACCTACCCCAGGGAGCACGGCATCACCAGCAACCTGGTGCTGCGCCTGGGCGTGCGGGTCGAGAGCGCCTTCGACGTGCTGGCGCGCCACGGCCGCAAGGGCGTCCTGCTGGGGATCGCCCACCTGATCGACGCCTTCGGCGACCACGTGCGGGCCATCACCAGCGTGCAGAACGGCGACGAGGTGGACGGCAACATCATGGCCGCGGCCCGGGAGATCCTCCAGCGGGACGACCCGGATTTGCTGGTCGTCCAGCTGATCGCCACCGACCAGACCGGCCATGCCCGGGGCGTGCATTACCCGGAATACCTGCAGCGCATCCGCGAGGCCGACGCCCACATCGAGGCCTTCTTCGCCTGGATGCACCGCCACGGCTACACCCGGGACGCCACCTTCCTGATCTGTGCCGACCACGGCCAGGGGGACGGCATCGGCGGCCACGGCCACCTGGGCGAGGGGGAGCGGTGGGTGCCCTTCTTCCTGGTGGGGCGGAACGTGGCCCGGGACCGGCGCAGCGAACGGCACCACAGCATCGTGTCGGTGGCCGCAACGCTGACGCACCTGCTGGGCCTCCCCCTGCCCGCCCGGGCCCGGGGGCCCGTGCTGGAGGAGGCGCTGGATCCGAGTGCCCCCGACCTGGCCGCGGACCTCGACCGCTACTTCGCCGCCGAGGGGAGGGCCGCCCTGTGA